In Lycium barbarum isolate Lr01 chromosome 9, ASM1917538v2, whole genome shotgun sequence, the DNA window ATAATTAGCTAGCCCTGTATCAAGAATCAACTTGCTTAAGCTTGGATGGCCCTTCCATGTGCTTTCTTTTTTTGGATTAGTAAGACTGAGTGTGATGTGAAGACTTGCTTGATCTAGAAATTATTGTGTGTAATTCTCATAGAGAGAAGAATTGATTCAAGTTGTCTTTCATTTGATGTAAACCTAAAACTAGGGACCTCTACCTTGCCTTAACTGTGCCATGAAGAATAGTTCCTAAATTCTGAGAGATAGAATAGTGAGATGaactaaaaaaaatgataaattgGTATTTCAATTTATTAAAATCCTTTATGAAAAGTTGCCTATGTTGTTGTCAAGGTCATGGTTTGAATCCAGCGAAAGAAAACTCTAGTTAAGATGGGATTGATAGGAGTTCTTATTCTTAGACTTGAACTGTTATCTTTAGACCTTATTATGCATTGTTCTATAACTTGAAAAGGGAAGAGAAAGGTATACTTTGTTTAACAAGAATTATCTCTATAATGCCAATGCTTTTGAAGTCATATTTTGTTTAGAATTGTAGGATGAAACAACTGAACTTTGATTATGTGTCAAATGATGAGTAAGTGCTAGCTAGAGTTGGTCCAACAGTGCTGTTTAAGGATGTTGTGAGTATTCTCAAGAAGTTTATGAACCACTTGCCATAGAATGGCCTTTTTAAAGACACCTCAGAGAGAGGGTAGGGAAGGGTCAAGCCCAGCTTGGCTCATAATACTTTCCTCCCAAATGAAGGGTGTCATGGCACATTCTATGAATCCATGGGGGGAATCTCTGCCATAAGAGTGCATGCATTTCCTTAAACTTTACCAGTTTACCAAAAAGTTTGAAATAGAGAGGGGAGTCAGCTTGTCTGGGTGACTAAAAGACCATGAAAGTCTCTTGAATGCCTCATGTTGTTTATTTCTATTCTGAGATCCTGCCTaaacttgaaaacatgtttgttATTCCTTTTCTTTTGCACTTTATCAGAATTTTAGCATGCCATGAGTTTTGAATATTTGTTCATACATTTTCCTCTATTCACTCAACTTGACTATGTCTCAAAGACCATCCCTATGTCATTTATGAGAACTTAAGCATGTCTATGATTTTGTCTCTGCTAATACTACATCTACTTGTTCAAATTATGTCCTGTTTCTGAACATTTGATTAGTTCCAATGTTGTATTGTCTTGTGCTATGCTTCCCTATACCAACCATAGGCTAAATGACTTTGCATTCTGTTGTTGAATCAGTATGGCAAATCCCTCCCCATGATTCTTATTTATTCCCTCTTGAAGCTTATTTCCTTGTGAGAATGTTCCACCCCTACTCTCACTATGAAATAGTTAATCTGTTAAATTGAATCTCTGTGTGAGCTATTACACTGACTGTTGTTGCTTACAGATCTGTTGCTTGATCATGTAAAATTGATTAGCCTCATGTGTAAAGGAAAAACTTAAGTTAAACAAAGAGTAGATATAAATCTTGAGTTCATAAAACTGAATCACTAGAGATCACTAGGCCCATATGGATCCTTTCCTTAAAGATTCTGTCCAAGAAGCTTGTTTGTTTTTTCTTTGTGTTTTCTTCATTTTCTCTTGAGTTACATTTGTGTAGGAATCATGTATACTCTTGTCACATATTGTTGTATCTATGTTAAACTTAACTGGAATTTAAAAGATGCAATCTTATACCATCTTCATGTACTTAGACCTGCCTCTAACTTGTTTTGCCTACATCATGTTTGCTTGTCCAAACTGCAACTGCTTTCTCTGTATACTACTGCATATGATAATCCAAACTCATAAAGGTTCTAGTTCTGCCTGTATAATTCCTGTTGGCTTATGCCATGAGTCTTATAACTAGTGTGCCTCATTTCTGATCAGCATGTTAACTGCTTCTCATGGCTTCCCATACTGTGTTTGCTACATTGCATGAAATACATATTCTTTCCATACTTGCATTATCTAGAACTGTGAAGCAGTCCTTGTGTCTAAATGAATCTGCAACTATGTAAGCATGCTAGAATTTTAGTACTGATGCCAATATAATATTGTATGACTTATCTGGTTTTGGGGGGGTTTGTTTAATTAGCCTATATCTAAGTGTAATCTTTGTGTGAGGTAAGAATCATCTTGCGTATAAGTTAAGGATAATGACTTGGTTAACTGGATTGAAAAACGAGCTCCAGGACTTGTCTAAGGCTAAATATACAAGAAGTATACATTAGGTCCTTAGAAAGAAGCAGGTATACATTCAACATACAAGTCATGTATATGCCCTCAGTACACTGTGTGAGAATAAGCcaaaatatacataggatatatgCCTTAATAGAGTGAAAAAGGGCCCCATTAAGCTTAGTTCTCAAACTGGTTTTATTTGAAATAGATGGGCTTAGCCCAATTCAATCTCACAACCGAGAATAAGTAGAAATTGGAGGTGTTCAGGTGCTTTCCCCTTATATCTGATATTGGGCCACTAAAGCCCAGTAACACATATGTGCGTATATATGTGCTGTTTTATTTGTAaactatatgtatgtatgttagtGTATATTTATGAATGTGATAAGTGCAGTAAATCAAAAACTAATCGGGTCCCTCTTCTTTTTCCTCTCTCTACTGCATGGCCAGTCGGGCCGAGTCCAACCAGCTAAAGGTGAAAATGGATTATCGAGTCCGAGAAAAGGAAaaatggaagctaatattatATAAGCGTGtaaaaggcccagccatgggtgaaaatggccaactaagggcttggtacgcccctagtcttcccttctcttttaatttgtttatcttttctttcatttGTAAAATTTGTTGTATTTGAAATTCTTCGTAAAAACTCATAAACATTTATTGGAATCCTTATGTATGAACTGGCAGTCTTAGTACAACGGTACTTatgccgtttagtcgactttaggtccccaaaacaaattttcaaaaaccCGCTTAGTATACATAGATTTTCAAGTTAAAAATGGGAAAAAGTTATTTCTTCACACAAGTTAAAAACGGATGAATAAAATAGAATTCCCAGATTTTGAACACCTTAACAAttttaaagatcagatttttgtAGACAAAAGTGAGTCATTGTAAAATTTTAAACTAAGCATTGAATCCCAAAAATGAGAATGAATGTCTTGGGCCAAGCCCTAAATAACAAAGAAAAGATTTATGAGTTTTGGGCAGAAAAATCACATACCGTGCTTTCAAATATTTGAGATggaaatgggccaagcccaattGGATTTCAAAACAATAACTGAAAATTGGGCTGAGTCCAGAAAAACGAAAATCCCTTTTGTTAAAAATTGTGTTgctcttaaaatttaaataaaccCTATATTTTTGTCTATGAATCAGATAATAAATGGAACTATTTTACAAATACAAGTGTTTGTAGATACAAAATATACGTAAATACAAAGTTTTTATAAGGTGTTCTAAACGTATTAAACAGACTGACCCGAGCCAAGTATGAGACCAAGCATGAACTAAATCAAATATATAAATCAAAACGATTTTTGATACATTATCCGTATACATAAAAGGAAATTACTTGCATTCGGATagtataaatccgaacctaaataccctatatgtaaaggggatatattcaattctttccaaaaaaaatgatatgcaaatgacagattttataaatgcgggaataaacactaaataaacagttcaagcaaatactcatacattggaattcgaaggtcaaccgtatagtacggatccttaatactagggtgtctaacaccttccctaggggatcaccagaactcttacctgaactttggattacgaaggttttttcactatatatgaataaacccttcaaaactggttttcctattttcctaaaatttagtggcgactcttttaaaacacagtccgaaagagcaccaacaagttcatAGTAGCTTTCTGAGCACTAACTCCGCCCgcgaaatgcgaaccgtaacaTTGATGACTACAGACTATAAGTTCATGAGATATGAGTTGATACGTTTGATAGAAAAGCATGAACGGTTATAGCTTTGGGCTGTTGATTGTTGATTATTGATTAATGGTGTTGTTTATCTTATGAGTGATGAATAATGATATTGATTATAGCAatatgagattgtagaatcatctaggaGCAAGAGAATGGGTTGTTGgttgtagaaacaccattgatgagagttgtggagctttatgcccaccaattatttgataaaatgcttagatgaccaaagcattgatattattgctaatatggaattcctttgacttgtatttgctatagattaaagtttaaAGGGTTGAcaaacattgtattacgctcaagaACAggaaattaaggtatgtagggcttctatccacgtgagggaacatcattgttcttccccaagCCATGTTTAATTCACGAAACACATTGTCTTCTCGTAGTTTTAGAAGTATGTCTTAGTTCATGATAAACCCTAGATACATGTCAATAATTCTATATTAGCATGCTCaattatgtgtcacgacccaaccccgtaggccgtgactagtacctgatctgggcacccaaacacatctatccaatgctatctcaaatgttatcaaacgcattcaagtataaagcagaagccgccaaggctatatttcaaatttaggtaatttccagaaaatttttggcagagtttcctttgttttacagactatccaaaataaccctgcgcacagaaaataccaacaaaggccacaccggccaacaaagcaacatataaacatatgcggaccggccgccgcggcgaatgggatcgccccaaacagaacatatacacacattcgtacagaaagaccctaacccacaaacatgtccacagacctctaaacagaccgacagaaccatatgacgggacagggccccgtcgtacccctgaatgatatacatatatacaatagcagaagtttgcaccaaaatataggctctggatAATAGAGCACTCCAAactagcagaataagatcctaagcgggcggatcagcaaacctgtcgtttgtacctgcacggcatgaaaacgcagcccccgaagaaagggggtcagtacggaatatgtaccgagtatgtaaagcatggagtacagaaaataaaacCATAACTGGGCAATAGTACAGAATTAAATATATAATCCAAAATTACCGAAGTGCTATTTCcagatcacaaatcgtgtatacagATTTCGGATGTCACATAATGCGGGCCCGAAATATCATATTATATAAGCTGAAGTCACATGTCAGAAGAAATATGGCCCCAGAATGTTAAAATGCTTGTTTTTCAGACACGGAGCACGTATACCGATATCATAGGTCAGAAGTAGTTCAGAGGTTACAGAATGCCTGATCCACAAACATATAGTAtaatgctgacatcatatatcagaagagaTATAGGAAATGAATAGCTTACCAGATTATCAGAGTATTTGCTTTCAAATCATAAATGACGCATAtcagagtcatgcatagggcacaggaacgtggtcgccattcctgcctttggcgccacaacatatcatatttcagaagatttcatatctccgaacatctccgtcccataacacatcatatcataaccacggtaaccccggggacatatcacacgccggggaaccggacacatcatacttcgtaacatatacacggtaaccggggacggacatataccacagtaccccggaaccggacacatcatacttcggaattcatatatgggacccggccccccgacaagggactcggcgacccatccgcacgatacataccggcccgggatccggtgaaagagatcatagcacatgcacgagcagaatagtgagtaactaaatgcacataaatcgagactcgatagaatgatcgaacgtgccatcagaatgtTCATAGCAGGTTATTTaaacagaatgcttatatcagaacatttatgtcaaaatacttgtgtcgaaatactcatatcagaatacttatgtccaattactcgtatcggagttagtatgtgaaagttacggacatttcaaagcaaatccatacGATAGATCAGTTCGAAGGAATCGAACGGTAGTTATAATGTACGTATACCTTTTGGATAGCACGATAGATTGTGTCGAAATAAAACCTCTGGAATTATTTTtttgcatatcaaaatatattataagactcatcCGAATAATCAGACGTACTATCAGAACATTCGTAACAAATTACTCAAACAGAATACTTGTATCCGCATACTTATGTCGGAATGCTTATATCgaagtacttatatcaaaaagggCATTTCGAGTGTCAAATCGTAATGATGTAGTCGGACTGGATCATAGTAAGCGTATGTTGGatatcataatgagttacgggaaAATAATCCTCCTTGGGTCGTTTTcacattccaaaatagtttacaagactcaagggaatcattaaaacaattttcctttagTAGTTAGAAAGATAGttgaaacgtttcattttatattattcgaaaataaggcaaccGTACAACAAGAGGCAACGCCGGAATAGTGGGAAACTGATTGCAAcacaaaatttcatacttttacagagactcaataaagtatttagaataagtatccttagtatttaagacgtttcctttaaaATCGCTTGAAGTCAAGTTACAAATTGCAATAAGGgtggaatcggaaatagtgggcccacctcgggccagccgaggtggcggacacaaactATGTGTAATagactttatggagtcgcttacgagagtttttaaggtagtcggatttaatttacacaagttctaggtatttagaaaATTTTCCTAGCCATTTGCAACAtcattagttcaattccactaaatggaaaagcgagaaatttaggcgcggattccgaagagtggagtggtccccgaggtccaaattcaaacctaatacatctaggacatgccaagagaaggaaaggtggagctttacatacctttctttccttttacgctcgccaaacctcaaacctcgtttcgtccgaaacctacaaatggtcacatttaccaaatgttactataaggcttttggcatccaatcttgaattagtacttgtctaccgaaatttcagcagcacctcccctataaatacgacaccccgagaattcaactcggccaaaataattcaacaacaacccaacaacaacaccaacaacaacaacaatcacaatcaattacaatatgtcacaactaggcttctttccaacataatgcaatagctttcattccgacttcgcattttcaaattAATACCAACAtgatcatattcattactaatcaagatcattacaatataattcggaagcatttcatatcatttatacaatatatattcacaaggtatacgaaatatacaaatttttcaccaaagccataattcatccaaaacttctaatctttaacatacttattcataacatgtttccatcttctaatttcatcTACAACCATCCCAACTTGCACcttaacgacttcatttccataatatcatgaaATTATACTAAGATGACCtattcttctacattccattttaatgccaacttaaaccattttgccttcacttacattgcaaggatcacaacaacacaactaacatattaaacaacattaatccattttcattccaacttcaatgtaccacacggccataccctatatttccaacttccaccaaattcattcaactttcatttccaatatgaatccCATCATCAcctcaactagaatacaacacaaaattcaacacatcttaactacacaaccatgcacatacacggccacatatatacatacatacccactttgcaaacttctatatttctatagtttctactcatttccatacactacaacacaaacaaaccttcataacataataaaaaggaattgattcttacctttttctccaatcttcttcacttagctagggttggtattttgcaccaaagagtgattctttccttccaacaatcataccatgttgaagagggccttcaaattagtagtaatacatgaagaaacaattttttgaacaagatttgttggtcttctttttctcctctcctaGCCGAAATTACTCCTCTTTTGATGCTCtcctcttcttttgttttctttcttgaaagttctaatggCTATGGTCAATATATGACTCTTAAGTCATATtaagcacatggaaaaattagttcatatgggccttgggccatggccttggccggccacccctcttggGCCCtctattacaatttttttttcaagcccaattacttgtggctaattttgtaattcccgaaactaatttccaaagttcccaatttttcccttggccttcctctacATTTCCACTTCaatacttttcataaacaacatatatattttctacaatcaaaatatagccttatttcttacaagccaacattatttcaaatttcccgaatatgcaaaaatacgggatataacattatgtTTCCGTTATTTGTATTCATGAATATCATTTCTATTACCTCTGTAATCCACGAATACTCTTGTTTTGAATTCATGGGTTCTCAATTACAAGTCATAAATCAATATTACTCTACTCCATGAATCTTACATGTGTTCATGCTTTACACaagttatatatctatatacatgtaaTATTATACTTACAAGTCATGTTTACAATTCATGTTTACAAGCCATGTTTACAAGTCATGCTTACCGGTCCTTTTGTAAAAATCATGGACTCAGATGTCACCATATTCATGTTCAtgcatgtttttgggagttgcacagattaccgagaaggctcagatatcctgaaactacgcatgccaacgtaggataaggatcgatccgcccagttaggacgattccttcatgttaccGTTATGGGATTTTATTGACTGGATCTATTCATATCTCATACCCGGGCAACGTATGAGATGGCTCAGCTGGTCGGGTCAGAAGCCAGACGCCACGTAATCATATGGTGGTTTATATGTCGGTTTTACTAATGCTCTCCTacacacacacagacacacatatCTACTTAAAAATGTTTACTCCTGTTATAACTTGATCATAGCATGTCCAGGTTTCAGTTACAGTTACAACTTTACAGTATCCAGTTATAGTTTCAGattatttcatgtatccatgttattAATTTGAGCTGACCATTCCCTGAGCGCCCCACTTACAGCTCTTTCTTTCAATTTatttacatacaagtacaattcaaatgcACTTACGTcctttttgcccggggcctgcatttTACGATGCAAGCAtcgatttacaggacgacggatctGCTTACTAGGACTTCTCGTATCaactattggtgagccccatttacTTTGGGGCATAGTCTTTACTTTCAGCAGTTATGCCATGTTAGACAGTCAGGTACGCTGGGCCTTGTCCGAGCACCAGTTCAATAtttcagactcatgtcagaggttcatagactagtcagtgtGTCATGTTCAGTATTCAGTTATGAGTCATGATTAAAACAATATTTTTCAGTATTATTATGATGTCACATGTTTTATTCAGGCTATTCATGATTTAACTTATTTTCTGCATCAGTACATGTCCCATGTTAATTCAACAAGTGatgtggttcgcttggtcacatgcagtaaggcactgagtgtcgtgttacgtccagaccTAAGCTCGGGGCGTGAAATTTCTGCTTCCTCGTGGTAATTTTTTCTGAGAGAGAAGAATGATATAGAGAGATGAGACTAAAACAAAAAGATCATATACTACATATATTTGACCCATATAGTTTTAGTAGGTTAGGTCAAGTGGAGTGGATTGTTAGGGAAAATAACAATGTATGCCTACTTGTGTAAAATTATTACCCGTTTTAGCCCATATTTTATTTATTACCCGAAGAGGCCTATATTTGTGTCATTGTCAAGACTAATTTCTCtctctccactttctctctcttccCCTCTCTAATGTCTCATTCCTAATCAGATTCAAACAGTCAGATCTGGCCCAAGTTCATCTTCATACTCATAATAAGTTAACGTCACATTCTTAATCAGATTCGAACGACAGATCTGAATGAAAAGAGAAACATCACCAGAGAAACGTTTCCCAGCCAGATCCATCGCTGGCAGGGGGAAAAAAGGAGTGACATCATCGGAGAATCTgtttttgtcaaattcatcactATTTTTCGATGAACTTTCAGATCTGAGATTTAAATTGGAAACCATATGTGGATTTATGacatctttcttcttattcttcttcttcttgggtGCGATGAATTTGGTACTGAAATGAAGATTTAACGGTGGATAACTGAAATGGAGATTTAATGGTGGATAACAAGTGTTTTCTAGCATAAATGTGAATAATTCATgtttatacacacatatacaatgTAGATACATTggttaaacatatatatacaggtGTCTAAATTTGTATAATTATGTATAAGTACGTATAATTATGTATAACtttgtataatattatataattGTATATATACAACAGTATATAAGAGTGTATCTATGCTACATTTAGTTTATAATTGTGTATAAGAATGCATATGAGTTTTTTAAGCTCAAGAAAATAGTATTTTTTAACTTTTAGTGAATTTCAGAACAAATAAGTATGAAAAATAAATATAATGAAACAAAAAAGCGATCTAATTTAGgaatgaaaaaatgaaaataagaaaaaaatcatCAAATTACTGGTATGAGCGTAGGTGAAATGGGACAGAAAGAAACTTTGGACAGAGATGGCGAAATGTGTAGATTTGCTGAACAAATCTGAGTTTTGGGCATTTGGGCTATATTTTGTAAGGCTACAAGATTGTAATTTTTTAATTTGGCTATGTAAATATAATATACTATTCTAAGTTGTACTTTTATGAAATTTCCCCTAAATAAAATGGGTAGCttttcattttcaaaaaaaattggCTTAAAATAAAAATTTCATGTCAGCAAAATTCAATGGAAAAAATCATTGGATGGGTTTCTAGGTGAAATGTTAATAATCGAGTGACTTTTTGGTTATAAAACAAAGATAAGTGACTTTTTAACTCTTCGTCTATGATGCTTGTGTGATGTAAATGTTGAACGCTCAACTGTTACTACTATTTTCTTTAGATAATCAGGGCATTGGCTATTGGATAATGGGTTGGGCTTCGGGTCGCTCCATGTGGGTTGACCCGATCCGGTTAGTAGGATAATAATGAGCAGTTTCCTACAAAGAGGTTACTATTACTCTAAACGTTAACAACGTGGAATTGTGGGAACAATTTTTTCTCAGAAACCGCTTCTCCTCTTTTTGCTTTAAAAGAAACCAGAACGCTTTCTTCTTGGCAATAGAAAAAACATTTATCTGGTGTTTTTAAAAGAATACACACACAAAACAAAAAGGGCatttaatttttggatatcaGTGTTCTATTTTCTGGTGAAGTAGAATTGGCTTGGAGCAATGGTGAAGTAAAATTGGCTTGGAGCAAATCTTCAACAAAAATTCTTTGAATTTTCCGCTGTTGTTAACAGGTACACGATTCTTGTTCTTGTTACTAATTTCTATCATTAGCAAATGACAAGTGCAGTACTGAAGGTAGGCTTGTATTTTGTTGATTCTTCCTAGCTTGCCATTGAGGAAGTATTTTTTCTCTATAATGCTGAGGGGAAATAAACAACTACTACTAATATTTTAACTTATATGGTTCGAGTTACTTATGGTAAACGATCATAAAGTCTATAAAATTTAACGAAATGGACATTGAGACCACATAATTCCCTAACAATAATATTAATTAGTGATTGAGCAACAGTTGTTAATCAATAAAAATCTTAGCTCCATCCAGTGGTAGTGGACGTGAATTTTTGGATATATTTGGAGTTGTATTTTTTCTTCCATAAAACGACAATGTGATTTATCTTTCACCTATCAAATGAAAAAGAAAGACTGATACTAATAACTGGCAACGAAACCTTTATTACTATTGGTGAATTACATCTGTTTTGAGTGGATCTAGCTCGTTGGTCCGCTTCATAAACAAATTAAATAGTGGTCACTTTTAGATGACACGACACATGGCTGAATATAATTGGAACACAAGAGATAAGGAGCAATCCAAATAATCCATGTTGGGTGTGGTTATGCTTTTTCAACTAGAGATTATTAATTTTCTATATTTCCTTCCAATATGTGTGTATGAATAAACTAAACTGATAGCCTTTCTTATTTGTCAAGAGTGTGTCCTTCCAAGCTCTGATCATTCTCTCAATTAACATAGAAATGGCCACCATCAGCGCTTGCACCACAACTTCTTCAGTGGCACGTGCCGCCCTCGTGCAAAAGGGATCTGTATCCCGCCCCTCGTCTGTTCTTGGTATGTTAATTTCTAGTTTGATCTAATGAATTGTTTTCAAATACTGAATAAAACAGATCAATTGTTTTCAAACACTGAATACTTTTTCATGTTCAAACTGCCCTGTGTTCGTGTTTAACTAAATAATGTAAGCCACAAATATGATAACGTTAACAGCAGTTATACTGAAATATGCATAAATTGTAGCATTAGTTCGTCACATTAATTCTCAATCTTAAAAAGTTGAAAGCATATCGATCTAATTCGATTACTGAAAGTAAATTCGTTCCTAAGCATGTCTATCATTCATTGGTTAGGTTAGAGAACAATTTTGAGTTCACACATCATTTGGAAAGGTATTATTAGTCTTTTATGTATATAGTATTGGACAATATCACCTCATAAGTTAGCTTTTGGACATAAATTTAGTTCCAAGGTCCATGAGCATGTGTGTTCTTCTTATCAGAGACGGACCTAGAACATCAATTCATTTGAAACCTTCATTTTAACATACACCATAGTTATGCGCTagtcaaaatatacaaaacatacacATTAATGTATATTATACGTATATtggtgtatataatatgtatattatatgtatatttattcttaatatacaaaatatatacatttGTCGGCTGCTATTTTTTCAAACGGCCCAAAAACGTAGCCATCCCCTAAAAATTAGTATAACTATTGAACTTATATTTTGGAAGTACTCAGAACTTTAAACCCATCAAGTTTAAATACTGAATCTGCGTGTGCTTATTATTCAGGATTGCCATCGATGAGCAAGGTTGGAAAGGTGAGATGCTCAATGGAGGGAAAGCCAAAGGCAGAATCAAAGTTGGGAATGGGAGAATCATTGATGGCAGCAGCAGTAGCAGCAAGCATGTCAAACCCAGCAGCAATGGCTCTTGTGGATGAAAGAATGAGCACTGAAGGAACTGGGCTTCCATTTGGGCTTAGCAACAACCTTCTTGGTTGGATCCTTTTTGGTGTCTTTGGTTTGATTTGGTCTCTCTACACTGTTTACACTTCTGGCCTTGATGAGGATGAAGAATCTGGATTGTCCctttaagcttaattaattagCTCCTTTAAATTGTTGTGTAT includes these proteins:
- the LOC132610688 gene encoding photosystem II reaction center W protein, chloroplastic-like yields the protein MATISACTTTSSVARAALVQKGSVSRPSSVLGLPSMSKVGKVRCSMEGKPKAESKLGMGESLMAAAVAASMSNPAAMALVDERMSTEGTGLPFGLSNNLLGWILFGVFGLIWSLYTVYTSGLDEDEESGLSL